A stretch of DNA from Equus asinus isolate D_3611 breed Donkey chromosome 20, EquAss-T2T_v2, whole genome shotgun sequence:
ataattttcttttctagaaccAAAGGCCAACTTATCACCATGCCACAGACAAATGCCACCAAAGGACCTTTCATATACCCAATTTCCTGGACTGTTCTCATGCAGGTAGAGTGTTTGTCCCTAAGGACATCATTTTCCCAAACCCAAAGAACCCAATGAGATTAGAGGTGGCAGAACCCACTTATTTAACCTTTCTGCCCATAGAATGCCCTCATAGAACCACAGCGTCAAACGTAAACCTTAGGGGAACACaatctgagagaaaaataaagaatcttCTTTTTCTATAGTaccaagaagaaaacaattaCGAACAAGGGTTTTATGGTTTTGGACAGGGATTCTTTTCATTGGAatgaaaattgcaaagaaaaagcatttgatcaGGAAGATTCAGAGGAAGAAAACGTGAGAAATTTATTGGTAACGTCAAGAAAGATGGAGAGGTACAGCTTTCAGACTAATGCTTTCTCTGAGAAAAACTAGAAAAGCTGGACTAAAAACAATCTCTCTGAAGACACTGGGGAATCGTCGGCACATTTTAGAggcatgaggctcagagaagagggGTAATTGCCAGGTCTGGCAGGGCAGCGTTTACTCTCGCAGTCACTTCTGACCGACCACAGCAGGGGCTCTTCATCACTGCTCCAACTTACTAGTGGACATGTCCAGGGTTTCCTGAGGAATGCTTCCGTCACCCTCCTCTGCCTCAGGAGTGTCCTGCAGAGCCCTCTGGAGAACCAACTTGAGGTTCTGCTTAAGACGCCACTGCCTAAAGGAGCCAACGAAGAAGTAAATGATGGGGTTGGCGCTGCTGTTGATGCCAGACAGGACAATCGTAACCATATAAAGGTAACAAAGGAACGTATTGAAACCATTCTGGATGCGGATTGCGAGGAACCAGTGGATGGAGAACGGTAGGCCACAGAGGAGGAAGACCAGCATTGTGAGCAGGATGGTCACCCCCAGCCTGGTCACCTTCACCCTCCGGGAGCTACAGAAAATCTTGACCAGCAGGGCTATGCTGGACGCagagaaaaccacaaataaaaaAGTCAGCCACGTTGCATTGGAAAAATGTGATATGGGACACCAACCATCCTCAAATGTGCTGTACAGGAAGCCGCAGTAGTACCTGTTCAGGACGCTCAGCACCAGGGAcagggcccagagcagagcaCATATGACAGTTGATGTGTGTTTGGGGCGGCGGCAGCGGTACCAGATGGGGCACAGGACGGACAGGCAGCGCTCAGTGCTAATGGCGGTGAGAATACTCAGGCCTGCAAAGTAGGCAAAGTTCCACACAGTGATGAAGATGCTGGCGATGGAGAAAGACAGGGAGTGGAATAAGGCAATGAGTCCTTCCAGGTTCAGTACAATCTGGGAACAGAGGAAGATGAAGTCGGCTCCAGCCAGGTTGAGGATGTAGACAGTGAAGGGGTTCCTCCGCATGTGGAAGCCCAGGATCCAGAGGACAATCGCGTTTCCTGCCAGCCCGACCAGGGCGATGGTGAAGGTCAGCAGGGCCTGGATCACGGTCTTCGTGTCACATTTAGGGAGGGACTCGTGGTTGTCAGTCGTTGTGAGTTTGGTCCCCCAGGCTGTGACATTCGGATTCATGCTCAGAAACCCTCCACTGGTGACGCTGGGAACAGAAACAAGACGTGAGCACCTGTTGCATGATCACTGACTCTCACGGCCACCCTGCGATGTGGGAATTGCTGCCCCCATGTTGCAGGACGGAAATGGAGGCTTGCAGACATTAAGATCCTTACCGAAGGCCACACAGCCTTGGAGACTTGGaccctggattcaaatccagttcCTTCTGACTCTAAAAGCCTGGGCTCTCTCTGCTGCACCACGGACCCTCTACTGACATGAGAACATTCTAGGGTCCAAACATCCCCACTCACTGTCCTAAGCCATATCATATctcctgggggcaggaggagctAAGTGTGGACAGGCGGTGTGGATGACAACAGGCCTCTGAGTCTGGCATGGCTTCTGCCCTGGAGCAGTGGGTTCTTCTCAGGGGCAGGAAGCCAGAAGCCCCAGGCACGAGCTAGGGGCAGGCTCAGAGACTGAGAGCGGTCCATCCGCCAGGGAGAGAGGAGATCATGACTTGGGTCATGAGGGGAAGGTGACCCCTTGCTATGACAAAAGTGAGTATGGCCAGGCATCTTGGGCTAGAGATGGGCCAGGGAGTCAGCTTCATGAGGACAGGACGTGCTTTTCTCCTGTCCACTGCTGTGTCCCAGGGCCTAACTCTGTGCGGGTGACACAATGGGTAGTCAAGAAATTtttaatcaacaaataaatgaatgaataaatgaatggggaGCCTAAAGGTCATGGAAAATATGGGTTCCtgtaacataaaatattttttaatgaaattagtCACCAGAAAACACacatataaagaaatgaagagcatttCATTCCTTATTATTCCTTATGTGGAAAGCTCTGGTGTGTTTGAAAGAATTCCTTGTGCCTGCACGAATGACTAATGATGGCCATCGCGATGCCTCTGCCCCGAGAGAGCCAGTGTGTGGCTTCGGTGAGCGCCTAGAAGACTTAAACACATCGTTAGGGAGACGATTCAGAGCTTAACTGAATTTCCGTgcattttagaggaaaaataagcaaggttgggaaaggagagaggaggcgATGGGTCTGAATAGACGTAGTTGAGGCGCAGACACATAGAGGCGGgattattaattgatttttccgTGAGAAGTGTAATATAAAACTACCTATTGTCCTCCGATGTGATTTTGAGCagagttttctttttagattAAAGCGTTTGTCCAAGAAAATTCTCTGATGAGGAATTCTTTTTTAAGAGCTTATTTCTACTTTTGAAGGGCTTTGGGTGGGAAGAGATACAAACACCCTTGCTGATTTCAGGAGAAAAACAAGGACTAACTCACATGTAAGTGAACAGTAGCAGCTGAGTGCGTGCTCACTTAGTACCACCTCTTTTCATCCTCCAGATAGCCAGACGAGGCAAGTACCATTGCTATTTCTGTCTTGCACAGGAGCAGACAGAGCGCAAGGAGCTTGAGAGAGACGCTCCAGGTCCTACGCCAAAAAGTAGTAGCGCCCAGATTTGATGCCCAGGTCTACGTCAGACTCCTTGCCCTTCACCAGCCCTGCAGCCCCACTGCCAGGGTGGTGTGGCCACTACACGTGGAGAGCAGtcggggtggggaggaagaaagTTACCATCAGGGACAAATCTAAACTAGAATAGGCGGATTTTGTAAACAGCAAGGAAGTGAAGCCCATAAATATGGGACACAGAAGAGGTGGGTGGAAGACTGCTGAGAACAGACCACAACGCCCAGGAACCTCTTCTTGGAGTGGAAAGGTCCACTCAGTCCAGACTGGCCGGAGGACACATAGCGTGTTGGAGTGGAGGAAGCAGGGCCCTCTGGCTGCAGAGTAGCATCCAGGACTGAAAGACTGTCACCCGCTCTCTTAGTTCCTGCAGTCCAGTTGGGCtgatgaggatatggaggaaAACCACACCTCTGTTGTCCTCCGTCAGGGCAACTTGGACTTTTTATTCGTGACACTGAAGACAGTTTGCAGCTCTAGGTTTTAAGTGTatgtctttttgcttcttttgtctGCCTTCTTAAACTCAAAGATCAACAGCGCCTGCACCTGCCCGGGTTGTTTTGCTGGTGATTGTTCACTATGGTCTCCCCAGCATCTAGCGCAGGTCTCTTAGAGACCACCTGTTGTGATATCTTGATTTAACacaggaggaagctgaggtttcAAGAGTCGAAGGATTTTCCTGAGATCACGTGGCAAATAGCAGGCCTGGTACCAGCCCTGGTCTCCCGGAGCCCTGCCTGGGGCTTTCTCATTGTTCTCTGCTGAGTCATTTATTACGGGAGAGCTCTGAGAAAAATCTTCATGTGAGCTCAGAATGGGGGAGAGATCCAGCGGTGTAGAAACTGCTAGTCGCTCCAAATAtccatttccctcctctctcacaTAATAATTCTGAGAGTTTTAGACTAGAGAGAGGATCCTAATCCCAGCCTCCCTTAATGCTGGGTGGCACCACGCAACTAGGCGCTGGGGCGGTGGGAGGTGAGCAGAAGTGACGCATCAGTTCCTGGGTGGtaactttccttctcctctggaTAGAATGCTGATGTGCCCGCAGCCAAATAGGACCCCAAGGGTGAAGTCACCTCCTGAGAGGTGGGGAGCATCATGTTGGGAGGGCCTTGGTGTCTCCTGCCTTGGAGTCACCAGTTTAGTCCTAAAATTTCACTCTTAAGTCACTAGTACAATGGGTTTCTTCTAGAGCTGAATATCATAAACTTAAAATACCTATAAATACCCATGTACCcccatctttatttatttatttaggaagattaaccttgagctaacatctgctgccaatcctcctctttttgctgaggaagactggccctgagctaacatccgtgcccatcttcctctactttatatgtgggatgcctaccacagcatggcttgataaacggtgcataggtctgcacccaggatctgaactggcgaaccacaggccgctgaagtagaacatgcaaacttagccactatgccaccgggccagcccctccaccttttttttttttttaaaaaaaaacaaaactacattcAATTTTCAAGGCATTTATGATGATAGTGAGAGATTATTCCAAAGAAGTGACACTTGATAAAGAGGTGCAAACAgacagtcagtcaacaaacaaaCTGAGGCGATACAATGAGAAATGGCAAGCACACTGAGGGAGAGCCCCGGGGAGACTGACTGTGATGAGGCTGTGAGAAGAGCTGGGTTTTCTCCATTTGCCATCAAATCTCATTTCCACCTTCTCCACCCTCCTCTGCGTCCTGGGAGGGCACGTCTCTGTGCCTCACCAATGGGCTCCCTTCCCTGGGGCTCCTGGTCGCTTTCAGGGAAGGGAGACCCTGATGGGAGActggagggctggaggagggggattTGGGGTGTCAAACTTCCTGGCGCTCTCCCTGCCAGGCTGTGATTTGGCAGTGGTGGTGTCACTCTACCTGAGGACAGAATCCCTGTCTGGTGGCCCTTTCCTACCACCACAGTGACAGCGACAGCCACAACCCTCCCTGAGTTCTGGTAACTTCTCCTTCCCCTGTTTTTCAAGCCTGGTGTTGTGCAGGCTCCGTGCTGTTAATTTCCTTAGGGGGCAGAGGTCACCACTCTGTGTAACTTTTTGTAAATCTGCCCATTTTGGTAAACTGTCCCTTAATTAAATGATTTTCTATCATTCCATATTAGGCCATCGTTTCTGCTGGGATCTTGAGAGATACAGAAGGGAAAAGGACTttcaaaaagagtaaaacagaTGACTGGGTTCTTCACAGCACTTGAGCTTTGGGATGCATGCACATACACTCTTTTGCTTCCTAAATTAAAGAAAGCAACGGATTTCCCACCATGACAACATATCTGAAGGGCTGGGATGGAGGAGAGGCTAGGAAGAGAGTCTCATAAGGGGGGACGGTGTTGGTTTATCAGTTCAGATCTCCCACTGTTGAGGCTACTATCACCTAAAGTTGCCAGGAGGGAGCttatggtttttttcctttcttttcttggggGAGCCCCTGTGTCTCCCTGAGTGCTCCACCCCCAGGTGGACGAATTTAGACGTgcactaagagaaaaaaatcccacagTGGCTCTGGAAATAAATACTTGATAAACGTACCTTTCCTCCATTCCTCCCAATGGAGGTGACAAGCTGACCCGTGCTGACCGGGAGAACCTCCAGGGGTTGACTGTCGCTAGAGGACACTTCTCTGCCTTAGAGAGGCGCCTAAAGGCGTAGGAGTGCAATCTGGCGCTGGACGGAGGCTTATCAAGATGCTGGACAGGCCTTGTGATTTCCCACACAGGGAGCTGCTGGCAAATGAGAGCGCGCAGTTCTCTGAGTCATGACTGTGCATCAGATGTTTCTCAACCTTTGGTCTGACGCTACTCCTGTCTCTCAACCTTTGGCATCCGGTGCCTGTCCCTGCAAATGATTGTGGTTATGTAGCCTTTTGCTGCCAACTGTGTGCCTGGGCAGTGGTGCCAAGCAATGTGAGCCTGCGCTGGGAGGCTTTATAAGGAGAACAAAGCACGCCCTCCTTACTCGTCATTTGAGGCTCTCCATGGCCTGTCTCGCCCTGTTTCTTTATCCTAGTAGTTACGCATGTaggtttacattttctttccaatTGGCATGGATCTGTATCAAATAAATGGTAAAATCTTCCTGAATCCTATTCTCCAGAAGCAACAacttgtttcagtttttctcctaaattcttttatcagatatgattatatatttaaatgataaaattatatttctattttttaatttatcagtATTAACAACAGAATCAATTGCCTGCCCATACCAGATATAAAGAATTTAGGACATGGCCAAGAATTTGGAATTATCAGAcggggaatttaaaataactgtgattaatatgctaaagATACTAGTGGGAAAAGTGGACAATATGCAAGAGCAGATGGacaatataagcagagagatggaaactccgAGAGagaggaaatgctagaaataaacattgtaacagaaaagaagaaggtCTTTGATGAGCTCATCAGAGGACTAGACACAGCCtttgaaagaatcagtgagcCTGAAAATATGTtgatagaaacttcccaaactgaagccaagagaaaaaacagaacagaatgttCGAGAGCTGTGGGATGATTACGAAAGGTGTTACATACATTGGGAATatcagaagcagaagaaagagagaaaggaacagaagaaatatttgaatgttCCAAATTATTGGCAGGCACCAAACCACAGATTGAGgcagctcagagaacaccaagcaggataaacaccAAAAAAATTTACCTACATATTCATTTTGGGGACAGAGAAGCTATTCTGTATGGGAACCCTCTGTACTTTCTGCGCAATTTTTCTATACATCTAAAAGTGctctaaaacataaaatctatTGAAAATGAATAGGCATACTACCAACTGGGTAAACACTTATAATACATATAATGACAAAGGACTCATTCAGCATATATAAAAACTCCTACAAGTAAATAACTAAAAAGggaaacacttaaaaatgggcaaaacttaGACAACAAAAAAATGCAAGTGTCAATAAGCACACGAAGAGATGCTCAGTTTCATAGGTCATttgggaagtgcaaattaaaacacacagAGGTACCACTTCACTCTCATTGGAATGACTAAAATTCAAAAGACTGGCAATACCAGGCTTGCTGGGGAGTGTGTGCAGCAACAGGAACTTtcgtacactgctgatgggaatgcgaAATAGCACAACGACTTTAGGAAAGCATTTGGAAATTTCTCAGTGAGTTAAGCACACATCTTCCttcctatgacccagcaatttgaCTTCAGgttatttatccaagagaaatgaaaacatatgtccagaaaaagacttgaataagaatgtttacagcagctttgttCACAATAACCGAAAGTGGAATTTTACATACATATCTATCAATATGAAAATACACCGTGGGCATTCAAACAATTAAATAGCACTCAGCTTTCTAAAAGGGGCAAGCTACTGATATACGCAACGCAAGGAGGGGTAAATCCCAAAATGTGATGCGGAGTGAAGGAAGGTGGGAACAAAAAAGTGCATTGTATGATCTGAAATCTATGAGGTCAAAGGTCTGGCAAAACTAATCTTTGGTgacaaaacaggaaaaacagtTGCCTCTGGGGCAGGACGGACGAGTgggagggatgggagggaagTTTCCGAGGTTATGAAAATGTGTTGTGTCTTGACTGGAGTTTGAGTCACATGGTATATTTATTGCCGAAACTCATCAAACTATACACTTAGGAGCCATGCAATCACTCTCTCTTAATTAcgtctccattaaaaaaaaagaaaaatagaatatttaaacttaatatagtatttttatagaacatataatttaaaaatatttttgtgcaactagatgaataaaataaatatcatgagCTCTTTGAAGTAAAAGGTAAATCTGACATAGATCTGTCGTCAGGGCACACGGATTCTAGGAAGAGACACTGGAAACCTGCCATGAAGCTACGACActccagagagggagagtgaggacAAAGCTGAAGCGGCAAGAATGAGGAGGGACGCACGTGGATTCCACTGGCGGGCACGCGATAGGAAGACACGAGAAAGCCACCAAGCTCAAGCCTTAACTACGTTTTGACATTGACTCATCTGGGTATAAAACTTAACTTCGTGTTTGCAAAAGTTGAAAAtggtgaaagaaagaaacttagaGATGGTGACCCAAATCTGGTAGATGGAGATTTGGCACAGACTTGACTTCAAAGTtcaccatttattcattcattaggtCACTTATTCCATAACCATTTATTAAGCTAGGGAGATCCTCTAAGGCCTGCCAAAATCAGGGAAGACTGATCTTTGGGGTCAGATGGaactttaattcttttaattttattgagacaGATTGTAGGAAAGTGGCCACAAAAACTCATCAAAAATGTAATGTTCTTTTAGTCCTTATCAGGGACAGTGAGTGAAGGCATCTAAACTTTTCCTGCACTGCTTTCAGCCTCTGCAGAAGGTGGGGTTCTTCAAAAGTGGGAGCAGTCTGGGACCCCAGGGTTGGCAAAGCTCCCGTGGGGATGGGGGAAGGTCCTGGGTCAGGCGGCCTGGAGAGGCTATGCTGTCTCCCTTAATCCTCACGAGGAGGATTCTTATCCTCGCCGTTTAAGATCAGGAGCCCAGAGGCTGACAGAAATTAGTAAAACCTCCCAAACTGATAGGGACAAAGTTGGCCTTGAAAGCCGCATCAGTCTGACCAAAGCGGAGACTGAGTCAGTGTTACCGGCCACAAACACAGCCTCTCTGACCCACCACACGAGAGAGAgaccaaaataaaaatgggaatgtCAGGCTTGAGGTAAGGAAAGAGTTTTATCGAAAGGCAGCCAGACAAGGAGATGGGAGTTGGttagaactcagatccacctcttcagaggaaaaaaggcaggggtttttatttgaggccttaggtgggggagggggagcaggtggCCTTGCAGGTCccactttcccaccagcctgcgtttggcttTGTGAGGCTGCTTACAGGGAGGGGAATGGCATGATGAGGGAATCTGCAGGTGGATGTCCTTGGCCATCTGCCTCCATGGTGGATGgcggattctggtgccaggaagctgaggggttgaggtctgggaagcttcagtttcttgatactCTTTGGGCATCAGTTTCCCTGtagcaaaacttcaaaggacCTGTAACTAGCCAAAATGTTAGCATGAGGCTACCTGGACTCTAACAATTTGTAAGTTCTATTTGTCTGTGAAGTTCAGGGATATAAAGGTTTAAAAACTGACATTTACATATGACTGTAACTTAGAGAAGCAGAGGAGGGGGATGGGCGCTTtgggttttaaccccatatatgctgggttgaATGTAAGGGAACTGGTATCAGGGCCCACATCATCAGGACACCAGACTGCTTCCGGACATCTC
This window harbors:
- the LOC106845282 gene encoding mas-related G-protein coupled receptor member X2-like; this translates as MEESVTSGGFLSMNPNVTAWGTKLTTTDNHESLPKCDTKTVIQALLTFTIALVGLAGNAIVLWILGFHMRRNPFTVYILNLAGADFIFLCSQIVLNLEGLIALFHSLSFSIASIFITVWNFAYFAGLSILTAISTERCLSVLCPIWYRCRRPKHTSTVICALLWALSLVLSVLNRYYCGFLYSTFEDGWCPISHFSNATWLTFLFVVFSASSIALLVKIFCSSRRVKVTRLGVTILLTMLVFLLCGLPFSIHWFLAIRIQNGFNTFLCYLYMVTIVLSGINSSANPIIYFFVGSFRQWRLKQNLKLVLQRALQDTPEAEEGDGSIPQETLDMSTSKLEQ